One part of the Bacteroidia bacterium genome encodes these proteins:
- a CDS encoding HlyD family secretion protein, translated as MEATAKKKVSPKKMMPIILGLVLLTALIFGVKEYLYLQKHIDTDDAQIDGDLVPVISRAGGYVEKINFQENEKVTKGQELVTLDNRDYLMRVEEANASLTAAKTNVNVSKASVESAQANIPTVSDNIAAAKVRVWKATQDFNRYQNLLNDHSITQAQFDAVKADKEAAEAQLAATESQSSVINKQVQAVQQQVDATSTNIAVQQANVDYANLQLSYCDITAPASGIASKKNVQVGQLVQPGQMLFAIVSDSDIYVTANFKETQMDKLKVGEKVDIKVDAYPDMQLEGEVFNFSPATGAKFSLLPPDNATGNFVKVVQRIPVKIKINADKAKMALLRPGMSVNISVNAE; from the coding sequence TAATATTGGGATTGGTATTGCTAACAGCCCTTATTTTTGGGGTGAAAGAATATTTATATCTTCAAAAACACATTGATACAGACGATGCGCAAATTGATGGCGATTTGGTTCCTGTGATATCTCGCGCCGGCGGATACGTTGAAAAAATAAATTTTCAAGAGAATGAAAAAGTAACAAAAGGACAAGAACTTGTTACTTTAGATAATCGTGATTATTTGATGCGAGTGGAAGAAGCGAATGCTTCATTGACGGCTGCTAAAACAAATGTAAATGTTTCGAAAGCTTCGGTAGAATCGGCTCAAGCAAATATTCCTACCGTTTCGGATAACATCGCTGCCGCGAAAGTTCGTGTGTGGAAAGCCACGCAAGATTTTAATCGTTATCAAAATTTATTAAACGATCATTCCATTACACAAGCGCAATTTGATGCCGTAAAAGCAGACAAGGAAGCAGCAGAAGCACAATTGGCAGCTACTGAAAGTCAATCGTCTGTCATCAACAAACAAGTACAAGCGGTGCAACAACAAGTGGATGCTACTTCTACCAACATTGCGGTACAACAAGCAAATGTGGATTACGCAAATCTTCAATTATCGTATTGCGATATTACGGCTCCTGCAAGCGGAATTGCTTCGAAAAAAAATGTGCAAGTGGGACAATTGGTTCAACCCGGACAAATGCTTTTTGCCATTGTGAGCGACAGCGATATTTATGTTACCGCCAATTTTAAGGAAACCCAAATGGACAAATTAAAGGTGGGTGAAAAAGTGGATATCAAGGTGGATGCGTATCCTGATATGCAATTAGAAGGCGAAGTATTTAATTTTTCTCCAGCAACAGGCGCCAAATTTTCATTGCTTCCGCCGGACAATGCTACTGGAAATTTCGTGAAAGTAGTACAACGTATTCCTGTTAAAATAAAAATTAATGCCGACAAAGCTAAAATGGCATTGTTGCGTCCTGGGATGAGCGTAAATATTTCGGTTAATGCCGAATAA
- a CDS encoding DHA2 family efflux MFS transporter permease subunit, translating to MPEVGIRKWIVTVTVITAALLELIDTTIVNVSLPQIMGNLGATLEEVSWVVTAYVVANVIVLPMSGWLGNTFGRKNYFLTSIIAFVIASFFSGHAETLNQLIFFRICQGLAGGGLLSTAQAILLEAWPPEEIGMATALFGLGAVFGPTVGPTIGGYITDHFSWPWIFYVNIPVGAVAAFCVVTFIRDTESRAPKTKIDWWGILCLAVAIGSLQVVLERGEQDDWFSAAYIVVLSVAAIVFGLFFIWRELSIEYPVVNFKILKHRSFSIGMATSFVLGFAMYGSVFVFPIFCQNLLGFSAQQTGELLFPGGVATICMMPFVGIMLKRGVPAQILSTFGMALFFWFSYLMGSSTVESGPTDFFWPLIVRGLGMAVLFVPLTVLAVQDLRGKEIGQGTGLNNMARQLGGSFGIALITTFLTNRMALHRDRLIENINPYNNAYIQRYSMIQHGFIAKGYSTLTAQKMTSGAIEGTVMKQTMLLSYNDVYLFVGVFMLCCIPLLYLQKFKRPAPLPLDVH from the coding sequence ATGCCAGAAGTTGGAATACGGAAATGGATTGTAACCGTTACGGTTATTACCGCTGCGCTGCTCGAGCTGATTGACACTACAATTGTCAATGTTTCGCTTCCGCAGATTATGGGGAATTTGGGCGCAACGTTAGAAGAAGTAAGTTGGGTAGTAACGGCTTATGTTGTTGCCAACGTAATTGTGTTGCCGATGTCCGGCTGGCTCGGAAATACGTTCGGTCGGAAAAATTATTTTTTGACTTCCATCATTGCTTTTGTTATCGCTTCCTTTTTTTCCGGACACGCGGAAACGTTAAATCAACTAATTTTTTTTAGAATTTGTCAAGGTTTAGCTGGTGGCGGACTTTTATCTACTGCACAAGCGATTTTGTTGGAAGCTTGGCCTCCCGAAGAAATTGGAATGGCAACCGCCTTATTTGGATTGGGAGCGGTTTTCGGTCCAACTGTTGGTCCTACTATTGGAGGATATATTACAGATCATTTTTCTTGGCCTTGGATTTTTTATGTAAACATTCCAGTTGGTGCCGTAGCTGCTTTTTGCGTGGTTACTTTTATTCGAGATACCGAATCGAGAGCGCCCAAAACGAAAATCGATTGGTGGGGAATTTTATGTTTGGCTGTTGCCATTGGTAGCTTGCAAGTAGTGTTGGAGCGCGGGGAGCAAGACGATTGGTTTTCCGCAGCTTATATTGTTGTGCTTTCAGTTGCTGCAATTGTGTTTGGTTTGTTTTTTATCTGGCGCGAATTAAGCATCGAATATCCCGTCGTTAATTTTAAGATTCTGAAACATCGAAGTTTTAGTATTGGCATGGCAACTTCTTTTGTGTTGGGTTTCGCGATGTACGGATCTGTTTTTGTGTTCCCTATTTTCTGTCAAAATTTATTGGGATTTTCTGCACAACAAACGGGAGAATTACTATTTCCGGGAGGAGTTGCAACTATTTGTATGATGCCATTTGTAGGTATAATGCTAAAAAGAGGTGTCCCTGCGCAAATTCTTTCCACTTTCGGGATGGCATTGTTTTTTTGGTTTTCTTATTTGATGGGAAGTTCTACTGTCGAATCTGGACCTACTGATTTTTTCTGGCCTCTTATTGTTCGCGGACTTGGAATGGCTGTTTTGTTTGTGCCACTCACCGTTTTAGCAGTTCAAGATTTACGCGGAAAAGAAATCGGACAAGGAACAGGCTTAAACAATATGGCGCGGCAATTAGGCGGCTCCTTCGGAATTGCACTGATAACAACCTTTTTAACTAATCGTATGGCATTGCATCGCGACCGTTTAATAGAAAATATCAATCCTTACAACAACGCATATATACAACGTTACAGTATGATTCAACATGGATTTATAGCGAAAGGTTATTCCACATTAACTGCGCAAAAAATGACAAGCGGAGCCATTGAAGGAACGGTAATGAAACAAACAATGCTACTTTCGTACAACGATGTGTATTTATTTGTAGGTGTTTTTATGTTGTGTTGCATTCCGTTACTCTATTTGCAAAAATTTAAACGACCAGCACCGCTTCCCTTAGATGTGCATTAA
- a CDS encoding GNAT family N-acetyltransferase, with protein sequence MSAAISVTTARLLIEPLSLNDTKFMLELVNTDGWIRFIGNRNIFSEEAANAYIQRIIDNETITYWTVKLKTKKTKIGIITFIKRNYLEHPDIGFAFLPNFCNNGYAYEATDAILNNLISTHNLSHILATTIPENSSSIKLLKKLNFRFEKEMQANETLLHVYGISGDKN encoded by the coding sequence ATGTCCGCAGCAATTTCAGTAACAACAGCAAGGCTTTTAATAGAGCCCTTATCGCTCAACGACACAAAATTTATGTTGGAATTAGTGAATACCGATGGATGGATTCGGTTTATCGGAAACCGAAATATATTTTCGGAAGAGGCTGCAAATGCGTATATCCAACGAATAATAGACAATGAAACAATTACGTATTGGACGGTGAAATTGAAAACTAAAAAAACAAAAATCGGAATCATTACTTTTATCAAACGGAATTATTTAGAACATCCTGATATTGGTTTTGCCTTTTTACCAAATTTTTGCAACAATGGCTATGCTTACGAAGCTACTGATGCAATTCTAAACAATCTGATTTCCACACATAATTTATCGCATATTTTGGCAACAACAATTCCCGAAAATAGTTCTTCCATTAAATTGCTGAAAAAATTAAATTTTCGGTTCGAAAAAGAAATGCAAGCAAACGAAACATTATTGCATGTGTATGGAATTTCGGGGGACAAAAATTGA
- a CDS encoding acyl carrier protein, whose protein sequence is MSDITTKVKAIIVDKLGVDEKEVTPQASFTNDLGADSLDTVELIMEFEKEFNIAIPDDQAEKIGTVGEAISYIEANVKS, encoded by the coding sequence ATGTCAGATATCACAACAAAAGTAAAAGCGATCATCGTTGATAAATTAGGAGTTGACGAAAAAGAAGTTACGCCACAAGCCAGCTTTACCAATGATTTGGGCGCAGATTCACTTGACACAGTTGAGTTGATTATGGAATTTGAAAAAGAATTTAACATCGCTATTCCGGATGATCAAGCGGAGAAAATAGGCACCGTTGGTGAAGCTATTTCTTACATCGAAGCAAACGTAAAGTCGTAA
- the fabF gene encoding beta-ketoacyl-ACP synthase II: protein MELRRVVITGLGAITPLGNSVPEYWDNLLKGVSGAARITRFDPSKFKTQFACEIKGFNLENYFDRKEGRKLDPYAQYGLAASAEAMRDSGIDVTKVDLDRSGVIWGSGIGGLETFLNESINFAKGDGTPRFNPFFIPKMIADIASGHISIKYGFRGPNFTAVSACASSTNAMTDAFNYIRLSKADIMITGGSEAAVNEAGVGGFNAMHALSERNDSPQTASRPFDKDRDGFVLGEGGGAIILEELEHALNRGAKIYAEMVGGGMSADAHHITAPHPEGLGAINVMKNALSDAGLTPADIDYVNVHGTSTPLGDIAESKAILKVFGEHAYKLNISSTKSMTGHLLGAAGAIEAIACIMAVKNDIVPPTINHFTDDPEFDPKLNFTFHTPQKRIVRAALSNTFGFGGHNASVIVKKFSR, encoded by the coding sequence ATGGAGTTAAGACGCGTAGTTATTACCGGTCTTGGCGCAATTACTCCTTTAGGCAATTCTGTTCCTGAATATTGGGACAATTTGCTTAAAGGTGTGAGTGGCGCCGCGCGTATCACGCGTTTTGACCCTTCTAAATTTAAAACGCAATTTGCGTGCGAAATAAAAGGGTTTAATCTTGAAAATTATTTCGACCGTAAAGAAGGCCGTAAGTTAGATCCGTATGCACAATATGGTTTGGCGGCTTCAGCAGAAGCTATGCGCGATTCTGGCATTGATGTTACGAAAGTGGATTTAGACCGTTCAGGCGTTATTTGGGGTTCGGGAATTGGTGGATTAGAAACTTTTTTAAACGAGAGTATTAATTTCGCAAAAGGCGATGGAACACCACGTTTCAACCCGTTTTTTATTCCTAAAATGATTGCCGATATTGCTTCGGGACATATTTCTATTAAATACGGTTTTAGAGGACCCAATTTTACGGCTGTTTCAGCTTGTGCTTCTTCTACCAACGCCATGACGGATGCTTTTAATTACATCCGTTTAAGCAAAGCAGATATAATGATTACAGGCGGCTCCGAAGCTGCCGTAAACGAAGCTGGTGTTGGCGGGTTTAACGCCATGCACGCACTTTCCGAGCGTAATGATTCTCCTCAAACAGCTTCTCGTCCTTTTGATAAAGACAGAGATGGTTTTGTATTAGGAGAAGGCGGCGGCGCAATTATTTTAGAAGAATTGGAACACGCTTTAAATAGAGGTGCTAAAATTTATGCTGAAATGGTTGGCGGAGGTATGTCTGCAGATGCACATCACATCACTGCGCCACATCCAGAAGGATTGGGAGCCATTAATGTAATGAAAAATGCCTTGTCGGATGCTGGTTTAACACCTGCCGATATTGATTACGTAAACGTTCACGGAACTTCTACTCCGCTGGGAGATATTGCTGAATCGAAAGCGATTTTGAAAGTTTTTGGAGAACACGCGTATAAATTAAACATCAGTTCCACCAAATCCATGACAGGTCATTTATTGGGCGCTGCAGGAGCAATCGAAGCCATTGCTTGCATTATGGCAGTTAAAAACGATATTGTTCCTCCGACCATTAATCACTTCACAGACGACCCGGAATTTGATCCGAAATTGAATTTCACATTTCATACGCCTCAAAAACGCATAGTACGTGCAGCATTAAGCAACACTTTTGGTTTTGGAGGACACAATGCTTCTGTGATTGTAAAGAAATTCAGCCGCTAA
- the rnc gene encoding ribonuclease III: MLGFYPDNLALYEQALRHSSVAKEIKEGVKDSNERLEYLGDAVLSAIVAHYLFQLFPFKDEGFLTKMRSRMVSRVHLNKLAVKMGLNNLVTSNLDNHPKNYSIYGDAFEALIGAIYVDKGYIFTKKFILERILQPHVDMDDMEHTETDFKSRLIEWAQKEKKEAKFTVVEEKNSAREKEFLVHLIIENEIKGSGTHFSKKRAEQMAAEQACKEMELI, translated from the coding sequence GTGCTTGGGTTTTATCCTGATAATTTAGCGCTTTACGAACAAGCTTTGCGCCACAGTTCTGTCGCTAAAGAAATAAAAGAAGGTGTAAAAGACAGCAACGAACGCTTGGAATACCTCGGTGATGCTGTACTTAGCGCGATTGTAGCACATTATCTTTTTCAATTATTTCCATTTAAAGACGAAGGTTTTTTAACCAAAATGCGCTCTCGCATGGTGAGTCGCGTACATCTCAATAAATTGGCAGTAAAAATGGGATTAAACAATCTTGTTACCAGTAATTTAGACAATCATCCAAAAAATTATTCCATTTATGGTGATGCCTTCGAAGCCTTGATTGGCGCCATTTACGTAGACAAAGGATATATTTTCACCAAAAAATTTATTTTGGAACGGATCCTTCAACCGCATGTGGACATGGATGACATGGAACACACCGAAACCGATTTTAAAAGTCGGTTAATTGAATGGGCGCAAAAAGAAAAAAAGGAAGCTAAATTTACAGTTGTTGAAGAAAAAAATTCGGCACGCGAAAAAGAATTTTTGGTGCACTTAATTATTGAAAACGAAATTAAAGGCAGCGGAACACATTTTTCAAAAAAGCGCGCCGAACAAATGGCTGCTGAGCAAGCCTGTAAAGAAATGGAGCTAATTTAA
- a CDS encoding outer membrane beta-barrel protein — translation MKKTSSLFIGVAIACFSLFGSQKANAQKEAGQSVVTVGAGQSLVGSLFTIASSNGNSNLSSTPAILAMYDYGISDKFSLGGAFSYQSFSSSYTNSSYTYTNSNGQTVYESSWSDKITRMNYAVRALFHFGENKDFDPYFGVRLGFTNWSASTTNTDPNYNNYGVGIKTLFAPQVLFGVRYFFTPLIGVNAEAAIGSPYFIAGGVNFRFGGK, via the coding sequence ATGAAAAAAACATCCTCTTTATTTATTGGAGTTGCGATTGCTTGCTTTTCCTTATTTGGAAGCCAAAAGGCAAACGCACAAAAAGAAGCTGGACAATCCGTTGTTACTGTTGGTGCAGGTCAAAGTTTAGTCGGCTCTTTGTTTACCATTGCTTCGTCAAATGGGAATAGTAATTTATCCAGCACTCCTGCTATTTTAGCAATGTATGATTATGGCATTAGTGATAAATTTAGTTTAGGTGGCGCCTTTTCCTATCAATCGTTTTCGTCCAGCTATACAAATTCGAGCTATACATATACGAATTCCAACGGACAGACTGTTTATGAAAGCTCGTGGTCAGACAAAATTACACGTATGAATTATGCGGTAAGGGCATTGTTCCATTTTGGAGAAAATAAAGATTTTGATCCTTATTTCGGCGTGCGTTTGGGCTTTACAAATTGGTCTGCTTCTACTACAAACACAGACCCTAACTACAACAATTATGGTGTTGGAATTAAAACCTTATTTGCTCCTCAAGTGCTTTTCGGCGTGCGTTATTTTTTCACCCCGCTTATTGGTGTGAATGCAGAGGCGGCTATTGGTTCTCCTTATTTTATAGCTGGTGGTGTTAATTTCAGGTTCGGTGGAAAATAA
- the paaZ gene encoding phenylacetic acid degradation bifunctional protein PaaZ, with amino-acid sequence MKLQNYIEGKWISGEGEGQALYNAINGELVATAGSKGIDFGAMLNYARKTGGPKLRKMTFHERGRMLKALAMHLQNKKEIFYKISWATGATRVDSWVDIEGGIGNLFSYASLRRQFPDETFCADGDVAKLSKNGTFIGHHICVPKEGVAIHINAFNFPVWGMLEKIAVNLLAGVPAVVKPATITSFLTEAVVKEIIASNILPEGALQLICGSANGILDHVMNQDIVTFTGSASTGKMLKAHPRLLEESVPFNMEADSLNCSILGTDVKVGSPEFDIFIKEIQREITTKAGQKCTAIRRIMVPEKLVEDVQIALGKRLAQTLIGDPNVEGVRMGALAGKAQVKEVTEKILQLKKSQEIIFGDLENFTVTGADKNKGAFMSPIIFLNKNPFKNTDCHSIEAFGPVSTIMPYKNTEEAIELAKMGKGSLVSSIITGDDTIAKEYVLGAASMHGRILILNSDCAKESTGHGSPMPLLVHGGPGRAGGGEEMGGKRGVFHYLQRTAIQGSPTTISNVLNNYQYGGKYIEKDIHPFKKYFEDLEIGETLITAKRTISEADIVNFSNVSWDHFYAHTDATSLEGTIFTGRVAHGYFILSAAAGLFVDGKKGPVLLNYGLDECRFTKPVYPGMTIGVRLTVKEKTDQEKKNPEDIAKGIVKFLVDVYDETNETVAIATILTMVKKKNQE; translated from the coding sequence ATGAAACTGCAAAATTATATAGAAGGAAAATGGATTTCTGGAGAAGGCGAAGGACAAGCACTTTACAATGCCATTAACGGAGAACTTGTTGCCACAGCAGGAAGCAAAGGGATTGATTTTGGCGCAATGCTTAATTATGCGCGCAAAACTGGCGGACCAAAATTGCGCAAAATGACTTTCCACGAACGCGGCAGAATGTTGAAAGCATTGGCGATGCACTTGCAAAACAAAAAAGAGATTTTCTATAAAATAAGTTGGGCAACAGGCGCAACACGCGTAGATAGTTGGGTGGATATTGAAGGCGGAATCGGAAATTTATTTTCGTACGCCAGCTTGCGCAGACAGTTTCCAGACGAAACTTTTTGTGCCGATGGCGATGTAGCGAAACTTTCTAAAAACGGAACTTTTATCGGTCATCATATTTGTGTGCCGAAAGAAGGTGTTGCCATTCATATCAATGCTTTTAATTTTCCTGTTTGGGGAATGTTGGAAAAAATTGCGGTTAATTTATTAGCCGGAGTTCCTGCGGTGGTAAAGCCAGCTACGATTACTTCGTTTTTAACGGAAGCGGTGGTGAAAGAAATTATCGCTTCTAATATTCTGCCAGAAGGCGCATTACAACTCATCTGCGGAAGCGCGAATGGAATTTTAGATCACGTGATGAATCAAGATATTGTAACATTCACTGGTTCGGCAAGTACCGGAAAAATGTTGAAAGCACATCCGCGATTGTTAGAAGAATCGGTGCCGTTTAATATGGAAGCCGATTCGCTGAATTGCAGTATTCTCGGCACTGACGTGAAAGTGGGTTCGCCCGAATTTGATATTTTTATTAAGGAAATTCAACGCGAAATTACCACCAAAGCCGGACAAAAATGTACCGCCATTCGCAGAATAATGGTTCCTGAAAAATTAGTAGAGGACGTACAAATAGCACTGGGCAAGCGTTTGGCGCAAACTCTTATTGGCGATCCAAATGTAGAAGGTGTGCGAATGGGCGCTTTGGCAGGAAAAGCGCAAGTAAAAGAAGTAACGGAAAAAATTTTACAACTGAAAAAATCACAAGAAATAATTTTCGGTGATTTGGAAAATTTCACAGTAACAGGTGCCGATAAAAACAAAGGTGCGTTTATGTCGCCAATTATTTTTCTGAATAAAAATCCATTTAAAAATACCGATTGTCACAGCATCGAAGCGTTTGGTCCGGTGAGTACAATTATGCCTTATAAAAATACGGAAGAAGCAATTGAATTGGCAAAAATGGGCAAAGGTTCTTTGGTAAGTTCCATCATTACTGGCGATGATACGATTGCAAAAGAATACGTGCTGGGCGCAGCATCCATGCACGGTAGAATTCTAATTTTAAATAGTGATTGTGCCAAAGAAAGCACTGGGCATGGTTCTCCGATGCCTTTGTTGGTTCATGGCGGACCGGGCAGAGCAGGCGGCGGAGAAGAGATGGGCGGAAAAAGAGGCGTGTTTCATTATTTGCAACGCACCGCCATTCAAGGTTCTCCGACTACAATTAGCAATGTGTTGAACAATTATCAATACGGTGGAAAATACATCGAGAAAGACATTCATCCGTTCAAAAAATATTTTGAAGATTTGGAAATTGGCGAAACGTTGATTACTGCGAAACGCACTATTTCCGAAGCAGATATTGTAAATTTTTCCAACGTAAGTTGGGATCATTTTTATGCTCATACAGATGCAACTTCTCTGGAAGGCACTATATTTACTGGACGCGTTGCTCACGGTTATTTTATTTTATCGGCTGCTGCCGGATTATTTGTAGATGGGAAAAAAGGTCCGGTTTTATTAAATTACGGTTTGGACGAATGCCGCTTTACAAAACCTGTATATCCCGGAATGACAATAGGAGTGAGGCTTACCGTAAAAGAAAAAACCGATCAAGAGAAAAAAAATCCGGAAGATATTGCCAAAGGAATTGTAAAATTTTTGGTGGATGTGTACGACGAAACGAATGAAACCGTTGCCATTGCTACTATTTTAACAATGGTGAAAAAGAAAAATCAAGAATAA
- a CDS encoding glycosyltransferase translates to MQPISKKRILVCPLDWGLGHATRCIPIIRFLQQKNMGVIIAADKAPLELLKKEFPDLEFIRFSGYEITYPDKDFMVLKMLSQIPKIIRKIKSEHAQLEKIIFKNRIDAVISDNRYGLWTKKIPSVFITHQLTIQTPFGKKALRKIIFSYLQKYDECWIPDVAEKNNLSGNLSHGIDLLPNIYFIGPLSRFEKKPSEKIIFQYDVMVIISGPEPQRTTFEQLIFEQLKNTSLKAIVVRGIPESTEKINLSENVKIFSHLNSEEMQSYISASEIIISRSGYSTIMDLARLEKKAVLIPTPGQTEQEYLANYLSAQKIIFSVEQNKFNLQNAILEAYKTKGFTSSENYFLFEKVLGTWLEKIFF, encoded by the coding sequence TTGCAGCCAATTTCTAAAAAACGAATTCTTGTTTGTCCGCTCGATTGGGGACTTGGACACGCAACGCGTTGCATTCCGATTATTCGTTTTTTGCAACAAAAAAACATGGGAGTAATTATTGCTGCCGATAAAGCTCCGCTGGAATTATTGAAAAAAGAATTTCCCGATTTAGAATTTATTCGTTTTTCAGGTTATGAAATTACGTATCCTGACAAAGATTTTATGGTTTTGAAAATGCTTTCGCAGATTCCTAAAATAATCAGAAAAATAAAATCAGAACACGCACAACTCGAAAAAATAATTTTTAAAAACCGCATTGACGCTGTTATTTCAGATAATCGTTACGGTTTGTGGACGAAAAAAATTCCAAGCGTTTTTATCACACATCAATTAACTATTCAAACTCCTTTCGGAAAAAAAGCACTTCGAAAAATTATTTTTTCATACCTCCAAAAATACGATGAATGTTGGATTCCGGATGTGGCAGAAAAAAATAATTTATCAGGAAATTTGTCGCACGGAATTGATTTACTTCCGAATATTTATTTTATCGGACCGCTTTCACGATTTGAAAAAAAGCCTTCTGAAAAAATAATTTTTCAGTACGATGTAATGGTAATTATTTCTGGTCCGGAACCGCAAAGAACAACTTTCGAGCAACTAATTTTTGAACAATTAAAAAATACTTCTCTAAAAGCAATTGTTGTTCGCGGAATCCCTGAAAGCACTGAGAAAATAAATCTTTCAGAAAATGTAAAAATCTTTTCACATTTGAATTCTGAAGAAATGCAAAGCTATATTTCGGCTTCCGAAATAATTATCAGTCGTTCGGGATATTCTACAATTATGGATTTAGCACGACTTGAGAAAAAAGCTGTTTTAATTCCAACGCCTGGACAAACGGAGCAAGAATATTTGGCGAATTATTTATCCGCTCAAAAAATTATTTTTTCGGTCGAACAAAATAAATTTAATTTACAAAATGCGATTCTCGAAGCTTATAAAACAAAAGGTTTTACGTCCTCTGAAAATTATTTTTTGTTTGAAAAAGTGCTGGGTACTTGGCTTGAAAAAATATTTTTTTGA
- a CDS encoding SDR family oxidoreductase, with protein MMKIALITGATAGIGKATAELFAKNGYNIIITGRRKDYLHGIENELKSLYKVQAISLCFDVRKLSEVENAIQNLPPEWKNISVLVNNAGLAAGLSSIQEGSIDDWERMIDTNVKGLLYVTRQVAPLMIKNGAGHIINIASIAGKEVYANGNVYCASKHAVDALSKAMRIDMLNQGIKVTNIAPGLVETEFSMVRFDGDKERAKNVYKGFHPLTAEDIAETIFWTATRPAHVNINDIVITPTAQANSTNVLRKN; from the coding sequence ATTATGAAAATAGCACTTATCACAGGCGCAACAGCAGGAATAGGAAAAGCAACTGCCGAATTATTCGCGAAAAACGGATACAATATAATTATTACTGGTCGCAGAAAAGACTATTTGCACGGAATAGAAAACGAATTAAAATCGCTTTACAAAGTGCAAGCAATTTCACTTTGTTTTGATGTGCGAAAATTAAGTGAAGTGGAAAATGCGATTCAAAATCTTCCGCCTGAATGGAAAAATATTTCTGTGCTTGTTAATAATGCTGGTTTAGCAGCCGGTCTCAGTTCCATTCAGGAAGGTTCTATTGATGATTGGGAGCGAATGATTGACACCAATGTGAAAGGATTGCTTTATGTAACGCGGCAAGTAGCGCCTTTGATGATAAAAAATGGAGCGGGACATATTATCAATATTGCTTCTATCGCGGGCAAAGAAGTGTATGCGAATGGAAATGTGTATTGTGCCAGCAAACACGCGGTGGACGCGCTTTCGAAAGCGATGCGAATTGATATGTTGAACCAAGGAATTAAAGTAACGAACATCGCGCCTGGTTTAGTAGAAACAGAATTTTCTATGGTCCGATTTGACGGAGATAAAGAGCGCGCAAAAAATGTGTACAAAGGTTTTCATCCGCTAACTGCGGAAGATATTGCCGAAACAATTTTCTGGACAGCTACTCGTCCGGCACACGTAAATATTAACGATATTGTTATTACGCCTACTGCACAAGCCAATTCAACAAACGTGTTGCGGAAAAATTAG